The segment TCTGAGCCCAAACAAGCAGGTCGCGCGGATGATCGACGATCACCCGGGCGCCGCCTTCGATCAAGGTCGCACGCGACTGATAACCCCATGATACGCCGAGCGGCGCCGCATGCGCGCGCACCGCCACCTCCATGTCGGTTCCCGAGTCGCCCACATATCCCACCTCTGACGGATCGCAACCCAGCTGGACGATGGTTTTCTCCAGCCCGGTCGGATCGGGTTTGCGCGGATAGTCCGTGCATTCGCCGTGCACCTCGTCGAACACGCCGGGGAAATGCGCGGCTATGACCTCCCGCGTGCCTGCGTCGAACTTGTTCGACAGCACCGCGAGGCGGCACCCGCGGCCCTTCAACTCGCGCAGGAGCTCGGGTACGCCCTCGTACGGCTTGGTGTTCGCATGCCCCAAAGAGGGAAACAGCTCCCTCCAGGTGGCAACCACCGCATCGACCTCGGCATCGGAACATTCGGCCGGAAGGGCGCGGCGTATGAGCATGGCAGCGCCCTTCCCCACGAAACCGCAGATAGCTTCGGTGCTGTGCGTGGGATACCCGTGTCGGGAAAGCGTTTCGTTGGTAAGGA is part of the Berryella intestinalis genome and harbors:
- a CDS encoding HAD family hydrolase, encoding MERSNLKGFVFDLDGTLLDTLPDLVVLTNETLSRHGYPTHSTEAICGFVGKGAAMLIRRALPAECSDAEVDAVVATWRELFPSLGHANTKPYEGVPELLRELKGRGCRLAVLSNKFDAGTREVIAAHFPGVFDEVHGECTDYPRKPDPTGLEKTIVQLGCDPSEVGYVGDSGTDMEVAVRAHAAPLGVSWGYQSRATLIEGGARVIVDHPRDLLVWAQN